In Candidatus Aegiribacteria sp., the DNA window TTCCCAGATTACCCAGAGTGCTTGCGGTACCTTTTACATCTCCAAGGTCTTCCCTGATATCAAGAGCTTTCTGGAAGTACTCCCGGGCTTTGTCAAGTTCTTCCTTTTTTCCGTAGATAGAACCGATGTTGTTATAGGTGTATGCCAGTTTCATACGGTCTCCGGATTCTTCCCAGATCTTCTGCGCGAATTCGTAAGATGACAGCGCCAGATCAAGCTGAAACAGACTGCTGTAGATCGTGCCTATATTCAAATAACAAATGGCAAGCTCGTCTTCACTTGCGCCGCAATTCTGTTTCCCTCTTAGAGATTCGTGGAAATGCTCAAGAGCCCTGTCAATCAACCCCTGAGATCTGAAAATGGAAGCCATAGTACCGTGAACGGATGCCATACCACTCTTATCCTCGATTTCCTCGGATATCTCCATGGATTTCCGGCAATACGACATCGCTTCAGCGAAGTTCCCCGCCTCCTGATTGATTGTTCCAAGGGTATTGCAGCTCTTAGCTTGCTCTAGAAGAAACCCCTGTTTTTCAGCAAGATCCAGTACTTCCATAGCGTAGGCTTCCGCTTTATGGGGATCTAAATGCAGACATGCATAAGCAAGCTTGTTCAACACTGTTGCAAGTTCAGAACCGGGGGGTTCCAGCCTGAGCTGTTCAAGTTCTTTCTCCAACACCGAAACTTGTTTATTCGACATTCTGCGGCTCAAGATTAAACCCCTTACGAAAAGAGTGTCGTAAGAAAATGATATCCGTTCATGCTGCTGTTGTCAATTATGAAACTGCATTCTGAAGCAAGATGAGAGAAGCTCGCTCCTTCTAAGATTCGACTCTGATAGTGATGTCGATATCTCACTGTCAGTTTCCCAAATGGTGAAATTATCGCTAATCCCTTGATCGGTGAGGATTGATGTAGAATTAATTCGTTAACTGCTTCAGCCCAGAAGACATCCAGCCAGCAGGAAAACACCAAAACATACCATAAGAACGCCGCCAACCATATGAAGCACAAGATCCAGAACCCGCTCACGTTCCTGATTTTCGAAGAAGCGTGATATTCCGCGCCGGAAGAAGATACTCGCCAACCCCAGTCCGGACAGAAACAGCCCCATCCCGAGAGACATGGCCAGAACAGCAAGAATACCAAGAAGCGTTGCATCGGAAGTAACGGCAAAGATCATTATCGCGGATGCTCCGGGACAGGGGACGAGACCGGACAGTATAAGCCCCCCTATACTCTTTGAGTCAGCGCGGCTCTGCTCATGCCGCCTGTAACCTCGCACTCCGTGGTACAGCATCCAGGCACCCAGGAGTAAGACAATGCCATAGGTAATGGGAAAGAGAAAAAGCTCCGCCTGATTAACCGATACAAGCAGAGATCGGGAGGCGAACCAGTAGAACCCGCCCACCAGAACAATAGCGCTACCCGCATGCACCAATGCCAGAAGAAACCCGGCCATTATACCCATCATAGGTTTAGCTTTCTCGCCCATGAAATAACCGATTACAAGCATCTTACGATGCCCCGGGCCTATGACATGAAGGAACCCGAACAGAAAGGATACCCCCAGTAGAATAAAAAGGCTTCCTAAATTTCCTTTGTCCTTAACATTCTGCATGGTTTGTGAGATCGAACGCTGAAGCGTCCGCTGAAAAGCAACACTCTGCCGAAGCAGAGGCCCGATAATTCTGGAAGAGTACAACCCCGATGACTGAGTAACCTGGTTCTGCTGACTGTTGTTTGAAGTTCCCGAAATGAACGGATTCCCCTGAGCCAGCCCCTGTGAAGGAACAAGCAGCAAAAGACAAAAGATAATAACGCCAGCCATTAACCTCATGAACTCAATTACCCTCTATGGTAACCACGACCTGCTGGGGGTAGGCAGTACCTGTGTAGGTCTTGCCATCCCTTGATACCGATATGGAACCGCCGTACAGTATCTCGATATTATCGTTTTCCACTATCTGAAACGAAGCATTCCCGCTGCCGGGACCAACAAGCGTAATCGGAGAATCTGTACAGTAAAGGATATCGCAGTAATAGGTGTGGTCATAGATAGCAACCGAGAAGGTGCCATCTCGTACAGTAATATCGAAGGGTGTATAAAATCGGTAAACCAGTGTCTGACCATCCATGAATACGGTAAATTCCTCCACATTGGAAGGGGACAGTGTTGTATTACCTGTGCTGACGAACGTGAAGTAATCAAAATCAGCAAGATTCGAAAAGGCGTTCTCATAAACCAGCTCAACCTCAGACGGGCTGAAACTGCCATTACCGTCCACATCCCAATCATTCACAATAGATGCTGTGAACATCGGGTCAAAAAACCAGGTTATCTCCAGACCATCCAGACGATCTCCGGAAAGACGTACCTCAAGCATCGTATCGATGAACATATGAGGGTGAGCGTAAGCGGTAACGAACGCGCTTAAAAGACAAACGACATACAACCATTTTCGCAACACAGGTTTGCTCCTTCTACTCCAGCGTGAAGTCTTTGCCGTAAAGCCTGATCATACACTCGGGACATAGGCCATGGGAGAATTTAGCGTCGGAGTGTTCGGAGATATAGGACTCGATCTGCTGCCAGTAACCGTCATCATCCCTGACTTTCTTGCACGAAGCGCAGATGGGTAGCATTCCCTGAAGTGTCTTCACATGAGCAAGTGCTTCTCGAAGCTCATCGTTAATGTCAGAAAGCTCCATGTTCTTAAGACGGTAGATCTCCGCTTCCTTCTCCTTCTTCTCGGTCTCGAACTGCACCTGCAGCCCGGCTACCTTCTCCATGCTCTTCTCGTTCAGGTGCTCTTCAAGGCATGTTTTCAGTTCCCGGGAATATGAAAGCGCTTTCTGCAGATCCCCCTTTGCCTTGTACAGATCTGTTATCTTCTCCAGGCAGAGGATCTCAATGTCCTTCATCGAAAGTTTCCTTGTTATCGAAAGGCCTCTGGTGATAAGTTTCTCTGCTTCATCAAGACGTCCCAGTTCGGTGTATATCCCGCCGATGCAACCGCATGTGTATGCGATTTCTCTTCTGTTACCGATCTCCTCATCCAGTTCAAGGCTCCTGATGAAGAAGTCCAGAGCCGATTCGTTATCACCGAGTAGTTCAGAAAGTCTTCCCAGATTACACAGAGCGGTTGCAATACCACTTTTGTCTCCTATATCTTCCCAGAGATCAAGGGTCTTCTGGAAGTATTCTTGAGCCTTGTCCAGCTCTTCCTTTCTTCCGTATAAACTACCAAGGTTATTGTAGAGGAATGCCAGTCCTTCACGGTTACCGGACTTCTCCCATATCGAACGAGCATATTCATAGAATGACTGGGCCTGCTCAAAGCGATTCAGGCTGCCGTAGGATGCGCCTAAATTTAAGTAACAAGTGGCAAGTTCGTCTTCACTTGCGCCATATTCCTGTTTCCGCCTCAGACACTCGTAGTGGTGCTCAAGAGCCTTGTCAATCATGCCCTGATACTTGTAAATTGTGGCCATAGTACTGTGAACGGATGCCAAACCTTCCTTATCCCCGAGCTTTTCATAGATTTCCATTGACTTCCTGCAAAGCGACATCGCCTCAGTAAAGTTCCCCACGTCCAGATTAATCATTCCAAGCGTTCTGCAGCTTTTTGCCTGCTCGACAGGCAATCCCAGCTTTTCAGCAAGATCATTTGCTTCCCGAGCATACGCTTCCGATTCATGGGAATGCGAATGCGTCCCGGCATAAGCAAGTTCGTTCAGCACAACCACAAGTTCTGAACCCGGAGGTTCCAGCCTGATCCTTTCCAGTTCCTTCTCCAGTGCTATGATTTCCTTATTCGGCATACCCCGTACCCCCAAAACCTCTTGAACCGTTATCTCAAAAGCATAATATCCGTTCACGTTACAGGTGTCAATTAACCAGGGCAGCTTACAGCGATCCGAATGTGGGGGTTTTCTTCCGTGCAGCATTGCTGTACTGAAATACTCACTCAGATGCAGACCACCTGAAAACCCTCAGAGGGAGATGATAGAATCCGCAATCCCGGATTGCGCAAACATGCGGGCCGTCGAACCAAGACTGAATGAGCATGTCCTCTGGATCGAGCGTACCGATGACTCCTTTATCCTCCAGAAAAACAGATACCTGTGTCCCGAAATGAACGATATCACCGGGTACAAGTCCTCCCGAGCCCACCGGAACCGAATCGCCATATCCGGATATGTAAACTACAGGATCTATAGAGGAATCCGGCAGAAATTCCCCCGGCACAACAGAGGTAAGGTACCGCACTATTCCCAAAGGGCCTGCGTAGGGAATATCAAGCCCCATCCTGCGTGCCCCGTAAACAGCAAGGCCGGCGCAGTCGCACCCCAGCCGGCAATCCGCCTGGTGGTTTCCACCGACGGTTAACCTCGGTGTCATCAGAAAAGGCGCGTTGATCATCTCAAAGAGGTAACCTGTGTAATCGTCCGAAGGCCTTGAGACAACCTGAATAACGCAATCCGGATATTGAAGGTGCAGAGGTTCTACTGCAGCTACAGTGTCTGCAAGCAGCTCCGAAGGTGGATCAGCCGTGAGATAGAAAACCCCCGGTGAAGGCAACAGAGCCTCCTCGCCGGGGATTAAACTTATATAGGACACTCCGGATGACAAAGGAAACAACCGGTACCGAAGAGTATCCACACCCAGCCCCATGGGCTCTCCCCCCGGAATCATGTTGTCGTATGCCCATCTTACCGGCACGGCATAATACCAGTTAGCGCGTTCACCTGAGAACGATGTTGCATATAAGGTGTCTCCGGTCATAAGATGAACACAGTTATCGGTGGCATCAGGAACTGTAACCGGTAATGAGCTGATGAGGAAAAACAAATACCCGGTTACCAGGCCCATACACCGCCCGGGTTTCCAAGGATAATACACTCGTTTATACACATGTCACTGTAGATACTCCCCGGGTAAACGCTCAGTATCTCAAGCCTGAACTTATCCGCCTCCTCCGGCATCCCGGCATCAAATATTTCCTGATACCCGCGGCAGGGGTCGCTGCTTACCTCTTCCCAGCTCAGGTCTTCAAGATCAATGGTATAAGTTTCAGTGTAACCGTTGCTGAAGTAAACCGTACAGAGAATTTCAGCTGCCCTTCCGTTGGCCTCGTAAGCTTCTCTGCTGCTCTGATATCCGTTTACGACAGCGATGCATCCAAGACCATATGCTTCGGGAAGCTCCACTTCTATCCACTCTCCTGTGCCATCACCCTCGGCGCCCTCCGCCCAGGCTGTTGCGGGGTCACCGTCGAACATGTTCCTGTAATCGTATTCGTGTCCCTCCTGTTCAGGCAGTTCCGAGGACACACTGATCTCACCAAACTGCCACGAAGGAAGAGTATTATCCTCGATCAGCCTCGCCAGTTT includes these proteins:
- a CDS encoding tetratricopeptide repeat protein; translation: MSRRMSNKQVSVLEKELEQLRLEPPGSELATVLNKLAYACLHLDPHKAEAYAMEVLDLAEKQGFLLEQAKSCNTLGTINQEAGNFAEAMSYCRKSMEISEEIEDKSGMASVHGTMASIFRSQGLIDRALEHFHESLRGKQNCGASEDELAICYLNIGTIYSSLFQLDLALSSYEFAQKIWEESGDRMKLAYTYNNIGSIYGKKEELDKAREYFQKALDIREDLGDVKGTASTLGNLG
- a CDS encoding DUF1007 family protein, encoding MLRKWLYVVCLLSAFVTAYAHPHMFIDTMLEVRLSGDRLDGLEITWFFDPMFTASIVNDWDVDGNGSFSPSEVELVYENAFSNLADFDYFTFVSTGNTTLSPSNVEEFTVFMDGQTLVYRFYTPFDITVRDGTFSVAIYDHTYYCDILYCTDSPITLVGPGSGNASFQIVENDNIEILYGGSISVSRDGKTYTGTAYPQQVVVTIEGN
- a CDS encoding tetratricopeptide repeat protein, whose protein sequence is MPNKEIIALEKELERIRLEPPGSELVVVLNELAYAGTHSHSHESEAYAREANDLAEKLGLPVEQAKSCRTLGMINLDVGNFTEAMSLCRKSMEIYEKLGDKEGLASVHSTMATIYKYQGMIDKALEHHYECLRRKQEYGASEDELATCYLNLGASYGSLNRFEQAQSFYEYARSIWEKSGNREGLAFLYNNLGSLYGRKEELDKAQEYFQKTLDLWEDIGDKSGIATALCNLGRLSELLGDNESALDFFIRSLELDEEIGNRREIAYTCGCIGGIYTELGRLDEAEKLITRGLSITRKLSMKDIEILCLEKITDLYKAKGDLQKALSYSRELKTCLEEHLNEKSMEKVAGLQVQFETEKKEKEAEIYRLKNMELSDINDELREALAHVKTLQGMLPICASCKKVRDDDGYWQQIESYISEHSDAKFSHGLCPECMIRLYGKDFTLE